One stretch of Cygnus olor isolate bCygOlo1 chromosome 1, bCygOlo1.pri.v2, whole genome shotgun sequence DNA includes these proteins:
- the RP2 gene encoding protein XRP2 isoform X2 gives MDQIDPKDYTFSGLKDETVGRLPGKVAGQQFVIQDCENCSIYIFDHSATITIDDCVNCQIFLGPIKGSVFFRDCKDCKCIVACQQFRTRDCRKLEVFLCCATQPIIESSTGMKFGCFQYYYPELALQFKDAGLSIFNNTWSNIHDFTPVSGENNWGLLPENVVVQDYVPLPSSEELKAVRISTDAMRSIIPITRGRRQKSSEESCLAVFFAGDYTTANARKLIDEMTGKGFQLVQTKEVPMKAEDAQRVFRQCASEFIPLLEKGPVVALEFNGDGAVEACQSTVNDVFNGTKVFVSESKASASQDVDNFYNFAEMQMGM, from the exons atTGACCCAAAAGATTACACTTTTTCTGGACTTAAAGATGAAACTGTGGGTCGACTGCCTGGAAAAGTAGCAGGGCAACAGTTTGTCATTCAGGACTGTGAGAACTGTAGCATCTACATATTTGACCATTCTGCTACAATCACTATTGATGACTGTGTAAACTGCCAAATCTTTTTAGGACCAATAAAAGGCAGCGTGTTTTTCCGTGACTGCAAAGATTGCAAATGCATAGTAGCCTGCCAACAGTTTCGCACTCGGGACTGCAGAAAGCTGGAGGTATTCTTGTGTTGTGCTACCCAGCCCATTATTGAGTCCTCCACAGGTATGAAATTTGGTTGTTTCCAGTACTATTACCCTGAGCTTGCTTTACAATTTAAAGATGCTGGACTGAGTATCTTCAATAACACGTGGAGCAACATCCATGACTTTACCCCTGTGTCAGGAGAAAATAACTGGGGCCTTTTGCCTGAGAATGTTGTGGTTCAGGATTATGTTCCTCTGCCCAGCTCTGAAGAGCTGAAAGCTGTCAGAATTTCTACGGATGCTATGAGGAGCATAATACCAATAACTCGAGGGCGGAGACAGAAAAGCAGCGAGGAATCGTGTTTGGCTGTGTTTTTTGCTGGTGACTATACAACTGCAAATGCCAGAAAGTTAATTGATGAG ATGACTGGCAAAGGCTTTCAGCTGGTACAGACCAAAGAAGTCCCAATGAAAGCAGAGGATGCTCAGAGAGTTTTCCGTCAGTGTGCATCAGAATTCATTCCACTGCTTGAAAAAG GTCCAGTGGTTGCTTTGGAGTTCAATGGAGATGGTGCTGTGGAAGCATGTCAAAGCACtgtaaatgatgtttttaatgGAACCAAG GTTTTTGTATCGGAGAGCAAGGCATCAGCGTCTCAAGATGTAGACAATTTCTACAACTTTGCTGAAATGCAGATGGGAATGTGA